CCGTGATCCTCGTACAGACCGCTGCCTCGGTGAACGGCTACTCCGATTCGTTGTCGGTGTTGGTGCGTTCCGGGGCGAAGCGGACCATACCGTCGACCTGGCCGCACACGCTGATCATCGACCACGACATCCTGGCGGGGGCGCCACACCGACAGACCCGTGCCGGTGTCGGCGATGCTATAGCGGCGTGGTGTGCGCCGGCCGACTGGTATCTGGCGTGCGCCACCGGATTGGATTCCGCGGCCTACCGATCGGACGCGGTGGATGCGGTGCTGTCCGCTGCTGCTCGACTCGAGGCCGTCGACCCCGAAAGCCCGAGCGGCCTTGCGGCGCTGGCGGAGACACTGACCCTCGGTGGCCTGGCGATCGGCGTCACGGGCACGACAGCAACACTGTCGGGCACCGAACACCTCGTGAGTCATTTGCTGGACATGGCCGCGATGGCCAGGGGTACAGACCATGATCTGCACGGTGCCCAGGTCGGCGTCGCCAGTGTGCTGAGTGCAGCCCTCTGGGAGGTGAGCCTGGACGAGCTCGACCTCGGGGCCGTGTCCCCCGACCTCTGTGGGACACCACCTGGCCTGGAACAGGCGGTGCTGTCCTCGTGGTCGGTTGTCGATGAGAGCGGACGGGTAGGTCAGGAGTGCTTGACCGCGGTTCTTCGAAAGGCCGCCAGTTGGGACCAGCATCGCAGCTCCGGTGCCCTGCGCCGGGTCTGGTCGGACTGGGCACGATACGAAACTGCGCTGCGCTCGTTGGTTCGCACGCCCGAGGAGGTCGTGGCCGTGCTGCGGCGGTGGGGCGCTCCGACCCGGTTCCGCGACCTGACGCCGCCGGTCGATGAGGATCGAGTGCGGTGGGTACTACGGACGCTGCCGCTCATGCGTGACCGGTTCACACTGACTGACGTGCTCTACTTCACCGGTCGGTGGGACGACGCCGTCATTGATCGCGTCCTGGAGCGCGCTGCCGCTGCCGGTGGCGGTTTGTGACTGTTATGAGACCTCGTCGTCGCGCGCTATCCCGCGACGGCGGTGGCCAGTCCACGGACCGGCTGTGCCTCCCTCGGCCCCATCGTCAAGACGACCTTGACACCGTCGGCCATCAACTCCAGCGCATGTTCCCAATCGGCCACTGGGAGCACCTCGCCAATAACACTGTCGAGATCCACCTGACCAGAAGCCATGAGGCGCAGTGCGATTCGGAAACTGGACGGCGCCTTCCCGCGCGAACCAACCAACTCGTACTCACGCTCGATCAGTTGAGTGACGTCGACCGCGGGGCGGTCGTGGTAGAACGCCACCAACACCAGGCGCCCCCCCTTTCGCAAGTAGTCGGCGCTGCCCTCCAACGCCGATGCGGCGCCGCTGCACTCGAAAACGCTGTGCGCGCCGTAGCCGCCGGTCAGATCGGCGACGTAGGTAGCAACGTCCACCTGATCGGAAGCCACCACGTGGTCGATACCCATCGCACGCGCTCGGTTCAACCGCGCCTGGTGGCGTGAGCGACCCACCAGGACGACCGTCGCGCCGACTGCCCGTGCCACTTGGGCGCACAACATCCCCACGGCCCCCGGACCGACCACCACTACTACCTCTCCCGCCAGCGACGGACTGCGCTCGATGACGGCGTGTACGGCGATGGCCAGCGGCTCGGTCAACGCACCGGCCGTGAGGGCAAGGTCGTCAGGCAGCCGGTGGACGGTCTCGGCCGGCATCGCGAGCTGCTCGGCCAGCCCGCCGTCGACGGTCGTGCCGATCCCTTTGCGGTGAGGGCACCGGTTGGCCTGTCCGACAAGGCAATACGCGCACTGACCGCACCGATAGGCGTCAGTCTCAACGGTCACGGGGTCGCCGACCTTGAGGTCGGTCTGCACATCGGATGCGATTGCCGCCACTCGACCGGCGACCTCATGACCCAGCGTCCGAGGGACGGGGTACGCGCTGGATCTGGTGATCGCGGACCGATCTGTGCCGCATAGCGCCACCGCCGCGACGTCGAGAAGAATCTGACCGGGCTTCAGCGTCGGCGGGTCCACCTCGACCAGCTCGACATTTCCCGGCCCGGGAGCCGTCTTTCGCAACGCGCGCATGCGCCATCCTTCCGCGATGTGTGCGGCCAAGAGTCATACAAGTATGTACAAGATAGTGGTTGTCTATTGCACTAACAAGATGTGACCTGGCACACTTTCGGAATCGCGGCCTCGTAGCCCTCTTAGAACCGGGCAATTCCCCACGACCGCAATCAATTCCGGAGGCGAAATGAACGCACCAACCAGCAACGGGTTCCTGATGGGACTGGACGCCGGCACCTCGGTCGTGAAGGCAGCGATCTTCGACCAGGCTGGCAACGAGATGAGTCGCGGGGCCCGCACGGTCCCCATCGTCAACCCACAACCGCACCTCGCCGAGGAGGACATGGACTTGGTGTGGGAAGCCGCTGCGGGGGCCATCCAGGACGCCCTGGTCAACGGATCCGTACGCGCCGAAGAGATTCTGGGCGTGTGCGCCACCGGGCAAGGAGACGGCAGTTGGATGGTCGGATCCGATGGCAAGCCCGCCGGACCGGCGATCCTGTGGACCGATGGACGCACCGGTGATCTGCTGGACCAGTGGTACGACAGCGGGGCCGTGGCCAAGCAATTCCCGATCAGCGGAACCGGTCCGTACGCCGGCACCACCTCCGCCCTGTTGCGCTGGCGCCAGGACAACGAGCCGTCGCTACTTGCCCCGGGCAACACCAACCTGTGGTGCAAGGACTGGGTGGAGTACGGCCTCACCGGCGACCTCAGCACCGATCCCTCGGATGCCAGCCTCGCGGGCATCGACGTACGTGCCCGGACCTGGTCCGAGGACGTGTTCGACATCCTGGGCATCGACCAGCGCACCCGTGACGTACTCCCGAAGTTGCGCAACCCCACCGAGCAGTGCGGCACGGTCACCCGCCACGCGGCTGGCGTGACGGGCCTCATCGAGGGCACGCCGGTGTTCAAAGGACAGATGGACATCACCGCGTCCTCATTGGGCGTCGGCGTGGCCAGGCCCGGTGACTGCATGGCGGTCATCGGTACGGCGGGGATCGTCACGGTGGCGACCAACGATCTATCCGGCGACATTCTGCCCCGGACGTCGGCTGGGTGATCCCGCACGGCCCAGATAGTTGGATCCGGGGGCTGGGCATGAACTGCTGCACACCAAACGTCGACTGGTTCCTGCGCGAGTTCGGTGAGCCGTTCCGCAGCGAGGCCGCGGCGCAACCCGGCGGCCAGCTGTTCTCCTACCTTGACCAGAAGATCGCGCAGACTCCGATCGGCTCCGGCGGTGTCATCTTCCACGGATACCTGGCTCCCGGTGGTGAACGTGCGCCGTTCGTCAAGCCCAGCGCGCGCGGCTCCTTCAACGGGCTGACCGGTGGCCATGACCGCTGGCACATGCTGCGATCGGTCTACGAGGGCGTTGCCTACGGCATCCGGGACTGCCTCGATGCGATCCCGACCCCGGTGGACACCGTGCGGATGGCTGGCGGTGGTGCGAACAGCCCGGTCTGGTCCCAGATCTTCGCTGACGTGCTCAACCGGCGGATCATCATCCCCGCTGGAACCGAGTTCGGCGCCAAGGGTGCGGCCATCGTCGGCGGCGTGGGCCTGGGCATCTACGACTCTTATGAGGCGGGCGCCGACGCGACCGTGACCATCACCCGTGAGTACGAGCCAAACCCGCAGCGTGCGGCGCTCTACAGCGAGTTCTTCGAGGTTTACCGCTCCCTGCGAGCTTCGACCGTCGACGTGTGGGACCAGTTGCAGTCAGCGACCCGCAAGGCGAGCGTGTTCGTCGCCTGAACCTGCACGAACGGCGTGGCGAACAATCTT
The window above is part of the Branchiibius hedensis genome. Proteins encoded here:
- a CDS encoding iron-containing alcohol dehydrogenase yields the protein MFRSTIAGDEVPSRHALDIPGAQVPMHVLARPGAVHDLATILDSAGPFTRVALLTDDVAKTFAGGDVLDCVRRALPAGPNIRELVVQTGDHGLTLDETVVESVVARAAGVDLVLGVGSGTICDLAKQLGATLDVPVILVQTAASVNGYSDSLSVLVRSGAKRTIPSTWPHTLIIDHDILAGAPHRQTRAGVGDAIAAWCAPADWYLACATGLDSAAYRSDAVDAVLSAAARLEAVDPESPSGLAALAETLTLGGLAIGVTGTTATLSGTEHLVSHLLDMAAMARGTDHDLHGAQVGVASVLSAALWEVSLDELDLGAVSPDLCGTPPGLEQAVLSSWSVVDESGRVGQECLTAVLRKAASWDQHRSSGALRRVWSDWARYETALRSLVRTPEEVVAVLRRWGAPTRFRDLTPPVDEDRVRWVLRTLPLMRDRFTLTDVLYFTGRWDDAVIDRVLERAAAAGGGL
- a CDS encoding zinc-binding dehydrogenase, with amino-acid sequence MRALRKTAPGPGNVELVEVDPPTLKPGQILLDVAAVALCGTDRSAITRSSAYPVPRTLGHEVAGRVAAIASDVQTDLKVGDPVTVETDAYRCGQCAYCLVGQANRCPHRKGIGTTVDGGLAEQLAMPAETVHRLPDDLALTAGALTEPLAIAVHAVIERSPSLAGEVVVVVGPGAVGMLCAQVARAVGATVVLVGRSRHQARLNRARAMGIDHVVASDQVDVATYVADLTGGYGAHSVFECSGAASALEGSADYLRKGGRLVLVAFYHDRPAVDVTQLIEREYELVGSRGKAPSSFRIALRLMASGQVDLDSVIGEVLPVADWEHALELMADGVKVVLTMGPREAQPVRGLATAVAG
- a CDS encoding FGGY family carbohydrate kinase — its product is MNAPTSNGFLMGLDAGTSVVKAAIFDQAGNEMSRGARTVPIVNPQPHLAEEDMDLVWEAAAGAIQDALVNGSVRAEEILGVCATGQGDGSWMVGSDGKPAGPAILWTDGRTGDLLDQWYDSGAVAKQFPISGTGPYAGTTSALLRWRQDNEPSLLAPGNTNLWCKDWVEYGLTGDLSTDPSDASLAGIDVRARTWSEDVFDILGIDQRTRDVLPKLRNPTEQCGTVTRHAAGVTGLIEGTPVFKGQMDITASSLGVGVARPGDCMAVIGTAGIVTVATNDLSGDILPRTSAG
- a CDS encoding xylulokinase gives rise to the protein MIPHGPDSWIRGLGMNCCTPNVDWFLREFGEPFRSEAAAQPGGQLFSYLDQKIAQTPIGSGGVIFHGYLAPGGERAPFVKPSARGSFNGLTGGHDRWHMLRSVYEGVAYGIRDCLDAIPTPVDTVRMAGGGANSPVWSQIFADVLNRRIIIPAGTEFGAKGAAIVGGVGLGIYDSYEAGADATVTITREYEPNPQRAALYSEFFEVYRSLRASTVDVWDQLQSATRKASVFVA